In Blastopirellula sediminis, the following proteins share a genomic window:
- a CDS encoding 3-deoxy-D-manno-octulosonic acid transferase, with the protein MGWLLNIIYLGALTAAMPFFAWSTLVRGRRRGGLLQKFFGLVAVRKGDRPCVWLHAVSVGEVNLLATIIQAVRNQSPSVDIYVTTTTKSGYELARARYDDCVVSYAPLDFTWAVKTALRRIRPQTLILAELEIWPNLISISKARGVNVAVVNGRLSEKSYQGYRRVSSLLRPVLRKLDCIAVQDWTYAERFVALGAPAKRVISTGSLKFDGAETNRRNLKTMRLRRLAEIPADAIVFLAGSTQAGEEEAALNAFLAAKPRHPNLRLILVPRHPERFDEVAAMLDERGVNWSRRSSLEHSVVDPTACVLLVDTVGELAAWWGVADVAFVGGSFGRRGGQNMIEPAAYGAAVSFGPNTKNFRDIVQMLLEEDAAVMVADEAALIEFVGRCLDEPEYCELLGDNAQQVVASQIGAVERTMEALRPFLPAPEFIRHRMAA; encoded by the coding sequence ATGGGTTGGTTACTCAACATCATCTATCTTGGCGCTCTCACTGCGGCCATGCCGTTTTTCGCCTGGTCGACGCTGGTGCGCGGACGTCGCCGCGGCGGTCTGTTGCAAAAGTTCTTTGGCCTGGTCGCCGTTCGTAAAGGGGATCGTCCCTGCGTCTGGCTGCATGCGGTCAGCGTCGGCGAAGTCAATCTGCTAGCAACCATCATTCAGGCGGTCCGCAACCAATCGCCCAGCGTTGATATCTACGTCACCACGACGACCAAAAGCGGATACGAATTGGCGCGGGCTCGCTATGACGATTGCGTCGTCAGCTACGCGCCGCTCGATTTCACCTGGGCGGTGAAGACGGCGCTTCGCCGCATTCGCCCGCAGACGTTGATCCTGGCCGAACTCGAAATCTGGCCGAACCTGATTTCGATCTCGAAGGCCCGCGGCGTCAACGTCGCGGTGGTCAACGGACGACTGAGCGAAAAGAGCTATCAAGGCTATCGCCGCGTCTCGTCGCTGCTCCGACCGGTGCTGCGGAAGCTCGATTGCATCGCGGTGCAGGACTGGACCTATGCCGAACGTTTTGTCGCCTTGGGCGCTCCGGCCAAGCGGGTGATCTCTACCGGTTCGCTCAAGTTCGACGGCGCCGAAACGAATCGTCGCAATCTGAAAACGATGCGCCTGCGACGCTTGGCCGAGATTCCGGCCGACGCGATCGTCTTTCTCGCCGGCAGTACGCAAGCGGGCGAAGAAGAAGCGGCGCTCAATGCATTTCTGGCGGCCAAGCCGCGTCATCCCAATTTGCGACTGATCTTGGTGCCGCGGCATCCCGAGCGGTTTGACGAAGTCGCCGCGATGCTCGACGAACGGGGCGTCAATTGGTCGCGACGATCGTCGCTGGAACATAGCGTGGTCGATCCGACTGCCTGTGTGCTGTTGGTCGATACGGTCGGCGAATTGGCGGCGTGGTGGGGCGTGGCCGACGTGGCGTTTGTCGGCGGCAGCTTTGGTCGCCGCGGCGGTCAGAACATGATCGAACCGGCCGCTTATGGCGCCGCGGTCAGCTTTGGACCGAACACGAAAAACTTCCGCGACATCGTGCAGATGCTGCTCGAAGAAGATGCGGCTGTGATGGTCGCCGACGAAGCGGCGCTGATTGAGTTCGTCGGTCGCTGCTTAGACGAGCCGGAGTATTGCGAACTGTTGGGCGATAACGCCCAGCAAGTGGTCGCGTCGCAGATTGGCGCCGTCGAACGAACGATGGAAGCCCTGCGCCCTTTCTTGCCGGCGCCGGAGTTTATTCGTCACCGGATGGCGGCGTAG
- a CDS encoding alpha/beta hydrolase family protein, whose product MSIYFTCSNCGRPFDLSEDKVGQTFTCDVCSAQVTVPLNSLPRPTPQGEVNPRQLRKVLTFATIAVTLALSAGTIGQVWNLYWDDPVAQQQEQAKRAAEAAERQAEYDKRNAIAARLPQIAYPDLPAPGEFAAKPPLEIPTSWVQSKTGEGPGSRMQLRIYLPPGEHAEKSLPCIVMPPLAANVLAGVSVTPSETYPEALPYVEAGYAVIVYSIDGQIPEKAFEMSDRDFKHNLDRARRRMKDACFGVANGRNAVEYAIRNLPQVDPQRIYAAGSDFAGTISLLLAENEPRLAGCVALAPCIDTKRRTDETTDMFIFHESEQTPSSHPEGIKCPVFLYYPQEEESLDFDDVQDFAQTLTEHDVDVKFVADNAEDVTLEGGVAQSIQWLGERAGSAQAEPETTPPSGDE is encoded by the coding sequence ATGTCGATCTACTTCACCTGCTCCAATTGCGGCCGCCCTTTCGATCTGAGCGAAGACAAAGTCGGTCAAACGTTCACCTGCGACGTCTGCTCGGCACAAGTCACGGTCCCGCTCAATTCACTGCCTCGCCCCACGCCGCAAGGCGAAGTCAATCCTCGACAACTTCGCAAGGTGCTGACTTTCGCGACGATCGCGGTGACGCTCGCCCTTTCCGCCGGAACGATTGGTCAGGTCTGGAACCTCTACTGGGACGATCCGGTCGCCCAGCAACAGGAACAAGCGAAACGGGCCGCCGAAGCTGCCGAGCGCCAGGCCGAATACGACAAGCGAAACGCAATCGCCGCTCGCCTTCCCCAAATCGCTTATCCTGATCTTCCCGCCCCTGGCGAATTCGCCGCGAAGCCGCCGCTCGAAATTCCGACCAGTTGGGTTCAATCGAAAACTGGCGAAGGCCCCGGCTCGCGAATGCAACTACGCATTTATTTGCCTCCCGGCGAACATGCGGAGAAGTCGCTCCCCTGCATCGTCATGCCGCCGCTGGCCGCGAATGTCCTCGCCGGAGTTTCGGTCACGCCGAGCGAAACGTATCCCGAAGCGCTTCCTTACGTCGAAGCAGGCTACGCGGTGATCGTCTATTCGATCGACGGGCAGATTCCGGAAAAAGCGTTCGAGATGTCGGACAGAGATTTCAAACACAACCTGGATCGCGCTCGCCGGCGGATGAAGGACGCCTGTTTCGGCGTCGCCAATGGACGCAACGCCGTCGAATATGCGATCCGCAACTTGCCGCAAGTCGATCCGCAGCGAATTTACGCCGCCGGATCAGATTTCGCGGGCACGATCTCGCTACTGTTAGCCGAAAACGAACCGCGATTGGCAGGCTGCGTCGCTCTGGCTCCTTGTATCGATACCAAACGGCGAACCGACGAGACGACCGACATGTTCATCTTCCACGAGAGCGAGCAAACGCCCAGCAGCCACCCCGAAGGGATCAAGTGCCCCGTCTTTCTCTACTACCCGCAGGAAGAGGAATCGCTCGACTTTGATGACGTGCAGGACTTCGCGCAGACATTGACCGAGCACGACGTTGACGTCAAGTTCGTCGCCGATAATGCGGAAGACGTGACGCTCGAAGGGGGAGTTGCACAGTCTATTCAATGGCTCGGCGAGCGAGCAGGATCTGCGCAGGCGGAACCGGAAACTACGCCGCCATCCGGTGACGAATAA
- a CDS encoding alpha/beta hydrolase family protein, giving the protein MSIQFNCPSCGKNYSVGEQLAGKQAKCKACGATMSIPLPAVAPLEDDPLEYGIKEDPFAAASSLAPLPPKPRTAAAAPPKKKSGMNSGLKTLLYVVGGIAGIFAMIVIACCGILAYLPSAGAGPSGPGFAERLNAYAYKPIPAVTSSHGIPGSDVRVAFVQSHGSGPAGKMQLRIYMPPGDHQPGSLPCVLVAPAGTPLLYGCEMDDDDYHDETLPYAEAGMVVVFYSIDGPEDEEDPADMQRNGSDAIISYEAFRGSCAGVMNGKNAIDYVLQNVPQVNPNKIYTAGHSSAGTLSLLLAAHEPRLAGAIAYAPCSDVEGRLAALTWVPGVNRIYPGLKQFLHDSSPNNNVSTIQCPVFLFHARDDSNVEISESQAFSKQLAQAGVDVTFETVETGEHYESMIDEGVPKGVQWIRQKASQR; this is encoded by the coding sequence ATGTCGATTCAATTCAACTGCCCCAGTTGCGGCAAGAATTATTCGGTCGGCGAGCAACTTGCCGGCAAACAAGCGAAGTGCAAAGCGTGCGGCGCGACGATGTCGATACCGCTGCCGGCCGTAGCGCCGCTTGAAGACGATCCGCTGGAATACGGAATCAAAGAAGATCCCTTCGCGGCCGCATCGTCCCTTGCCCCGTTGCCGCCGAAACCGCGCACCGCCGCCGCTGCGCCGCCGAAGAAAAAGTCAGGCATGAACAGCGGTTTGAAAACGCTACTGTATGTCGTCGGCGGCATCGCCGGCATCTTCGCGATGATCGTGATCGCTTGCTGCGGCATCCTCGCTTACTTGCCATCGGCCGGCGCAGGTCCGTCGGGTCCCGGCTTTGCCGAGCGACTGAACGCCTACGCTTACAAGCCGATTCCTGCGGTTACCTCTTCCCACGGAATTCCCGGCAGCGACGTTCGCGTTGCGTTCGTCCAAAGTCATGGCTCTGGTCCCGCCGGCAAGATGCAGCTGCGGATCTACATGCCGCCTGGCGATCATCAGCCGGGCTCGCTGCCGTGCGTGCTCGTCGCTCCGGCCGGTACGCCGCTGCTGTATGGCTGCGAAATGGATGACGACGACTACCATGACGAAACGCTCCCGTACGCCGAAGCAGGCATGGTCGTCGTTTTCTATTCGATCGACGGCCCTGAAGATGAAGAAGATCCAGCCGACATGCAGCGAAACGGCAGCGACGCGATCATCAGCTACGAGGCGTTCCGCGGCTCATGCGCCGGCGTCATGAATGGGAAGAACGCCATCGACTACGTCCTGCAAAACGTCCCGCAGGTGAATCCCAACAAGATCTACACGGCCGGACATAGTTCGGCCGGTACGTTGTCGCTACTGCTCGCCGCGCACGAACCACGTTTGGCCGGAGCAATCGCCTACGCTCCTTGCTCCGATGTCGAAGGAAGACTCGCAGCGCTGACCTGGGTTCCCGGCGTCAATCGCATCTATCCCGGACTAAAGCAATTCCTGCACGATAGCTCTCCCAACAACAACGTATCCACGATTCAGTGTCCTGTCTTTCTGTTTCATGCCCGCGACGACTCCAATGTAGAAATCAGCGAGTCGCAAGCCTTCTCCAAGCAACTTGCGCAGGCCGGCGTCGATGTGACATTCGAAACGGTCGAAACTGGGGAACACTACGAATCGATGATCGATGAAGGCGTTCCGAAGGGCGTCCAGTGGATTCGTCAAAAGGCGAGCCAGCGATGA
- a CDS encoding acetylserotonin O-methyltransferase encodes MSSVSPLDQLMQMISGYQVSQIVMTVSEMGIADLLKKGPASVEVLAQQCGAKPERLYRLLRAAASVGVFAETDPGIFTMTPLAEPLQSDHPLTLRPFAIMMLDEHYVTWGRLGASVKSDENAFEAAYGEPFFDFLGKNPKSAAIFDAAMTSIHGRETEAILDAYDFSQFGTIADVGGGNGSKLIAVLQKHPQLCGMLFDLPHVVERAAPNFTEAKVDDRMTLVGGDFFAEVPSGADAYMMRHIIHDWDDEKSALILKNCRAAMKPGQKLLLVEYVIPAGNDPFFGKLLDLTMMLIPGGKERTESEYRDLLASCGFRLDGVINTSQAISVLESFAV; translated from the coding sequence ATGTCGAGCGTATCTCCGTTAGATCAATTAATGCAGATGATTAGCGGCTACCAGGTTTCTCAGATCGTGATGACGGTCAGCGAAATGGGGATAGCCGACCTGTTGAAGAAGGGACCTGCTTCGGTGGAAGTATTGGCGCAGCAATGCGGCGCCAAGCCGGAGCGTCTCTATCGTCTGCTGCGAGCCGCCGCCTCGGTCGGCGTCTTTGCCGAAACCGATCCCGGCATCTTCACGATGACGCCGCTGGCTGAACCGCTGCAAAGCGACCACCCGCTGACGCTGCGTCCCTTTGCGATCATGATGCTGGACGAGCATTACGTGACTTGGGGGCGACTCGGCGCCTCGGTGAAGTCGGACGAGAATGCGTTTGAGGCCGCCTATGGTGAGCCGTTCTTCGACTTCCTCGGCAAGAATCCGAAGTCGGCCGCGATTTTCGATGCGGCGATGACCAGCATCCATGGTCGCGAAACCGAGGCGATTCTGGACGCCTACGATTTCTCGCAGTTCGGTACGATCGCCGACGTCGGCGGGGGCAACGGCTCGAAACTGATCGCGGTTCTGCAAAAGCATCCGCAACTGTGCGGCATGTTGTTTGATTTGCCGCATGTGGTCGAACGGGCCGCACCGAACTTTACCGAGGCCAAGGTCGACGACCGGATGACCCTGGTCGGCGGCGACTTCTTCGCGGAAGTTCCTTCCGGCGCCGACGCCTACATGATGCGGCACATCATCCACGACTGGGACGACGAAAAGAGCGCGCTGATTCTGAAGAACTGCCGCGCGGCGATGAAGCCGGGGCAAAAGCTGCTGCTGGTCGAATACGTCATCCCGGCCGGCAACGATCCGTTCTTTGGAAAGTTGCTCGACCTGACGATGATGCTGATCCCCGGCGGCAAAGAACGAACCGAATCCGAGTACCGCGACCTGTTGGCGAGTTGCGGGTTCCGGCTGGACGGCGTGATCAACACGTCGCAGGCGATCTCGGTATTGGAATCGTTCGCCGTTTAG
- a CDS encoding carboxypeptidase-like regulatory domain-containing protein — protein MHALRIFGLLLITALVSGCGDSKLQPLQGSVTLDGEPLADAAISFSPVEGGRPASGKSDAGGQFTIASYTANDGLPPGSYKVTIVKISTKKQAEAAPSEDENETPENAAMGNIEQGVTFITPIKYSSPLTTDLIVDVAPGMEPVKLDITSK, from the coding sequence ATGCACGCCTTACGCATTTTCGGTCTGCTCCTCATCACGGCTTTGGTCAGCGGCTGCGGCGACAGCAAATTGCAACCGCTGCAAGGAAGCGTGACGCTGGACGGCGAGCCGCTGGCCGACGCCGCAATCAGTTTTAGCCCCGTCGAAGGAGGCCGACCGGCGTCGGGTAAATCCGACGCCGGCGGTCAGTTTACGATCGCCTCCTACACGGCCAATGACGGCCTTCCTCCCGGCAGCTACAAGGTGACGATCGTCAAGATCAGCACCAAGAAGCAAGCCGAAGCGGCGCCCTCGGAAGACGAGAACGAAACGCCTGAAAACGCCGCGATGGGGAACATCGAACAAGGCGTGACCTTCATCACGCCGATCAAGTACTCTTCGCCGCTCACCACCGACCTGATTGTCGATGTGGCGCCGGGGATGGAACCGGTGAAGCTCGACATCACGTCGAAGTAA
- a CDS encoding DUF1559 domain-containing protein yields the protein MKSRNLGFTLVELLVVIAIIGVLIALLLPAVQQAREAARRMHCSNNLKQIGLALHNYHDTFQSLPPGGFWKHDTPWSTPTPPSPDPERGPIHVAMLPFIEQSALYDKIDFSSNTAVHEQFIDAPTNSKKVRHVIVDAYVCPSDTSGGLVPGSIIASHNYSANFGPSGVGSTGNPNCPCSQGAAMNGFRNDTSHNEVNPAGPFTRRGNKYVGKFSHTTDGLSNTIFFGEVRPQCSVHNSNGWAHSNNGNGLVTTLIPINTDTCHTQAEAPGGDTCYAMCNWNLEFGFRSLHPGGAQFLKGDGSVSFLAETINHTAYQRLGQRDDGLVIDL from the coding sequence ATGAAGTCTAGAAATCTCGGCTTTACGCTCGTTGAATTGCTCGTCGTGATCGCGATCATCGGCGTTTTAATCGCCCTGCTGTTGCCGGCCGTGCAACAAGCTCGCGAAGCCGCGCGACGAATGCATTGCAGCAACAACCTGAAACAGATTGGGCTGGCGCTGCATAACTACCATGACACGTTCCAGTCGCTGCCGCCGGGCGGATTCTGGAAGCACGACACTCCGTGGTCGACTCCGACGCCCCCTTCCCCCGATCCGGAACGTGGTCCGATTCACGTCGCGATGCTGCCGTTCATCGAACAGTCGGCGCTGTACGACAAAATCGACTTCTCCTCCAACACCGCCGTCCACGAACAGTTCATTGACGCTCCGACCAATTCCAAGAAGGTCCGGCACGTCATCGTCGACGCCTACGTCTGCCCCAGCGATACCAGCGGCGGACTTGTCCCGGGATCGATCATCGCCTCGCACAACTACTCGGCGAACTTTGGCCCCAGCGGCGTCGGTTCGACCGGCAACCCGAATTGCCCATGTTCGCAGGGCGCCGCGATGAACGGCTTCCGCAACGATACCTCGCACAATGAAGTCAATCCGGCCGGTCCGTTCACCCGCCGCGGCAACAAGTACGTCGGCAAGTTCTCGCATACCACCGACGGGCTCTCGAACACGATCTTCTTCGGCGAAGTTCGCCCGCAATGTTCGGTCCACAACAGCAACGGCTGGGCCCACTCCAACAACGGCAACGGCCTGGTCACGACGTTGATCCCGATCAACACCGACACTTGTCATACGCAGGCCGAAGCTCCCGGCGGCGATACCTGCTATGCGATGTGCAATTGGAACTTGGAATTCGGCTTCCGCTCGCTTCACCCCGGCGGCGCCCAGTTTCTGAAGGGAGATGGCTCGGTCTCGTTCCTCGCCGAAACGATCAATCACACCGCCTACCAGCGTCTTGGCCAGCGAGACGATGGCCTGGTCATTGATCTCTAA
- a CDS encoding DUF1559 domain-containing protein: protein MNTRNRTAFTLVELLVVIAIIGVLIALLLPAVQQAREAARRMHCSNNMKQIGLAIHNYHDTFNSLPPGGLWALDVGWVYDPVTNPAPSPNPQRGSILVHLLPFIEQGALYDKINFRGTGNVQDQWADKPANTKRVRQVIVQPYVCPSDTAGGLTSNNNGAHNYSANYGPTYVNATGNPNCPCAQGAALNGFRNDTKHNDRNPAGPFSRRGNKYVGNFAQTTDGLSNTIYFGEVRTDCSNHANAGWAGANNGNGLAGTLVPINTDTCHTQAEAPGGDTCFAMCNWNLELGFKSLHPGGAQFLKGDGSVSFIAETINHTTYQRLGQRDDGLVVDL from the coding sequence ATGAATACTCGCAATCGCACGGCGTTTACGCTCGTGGAGCTTCTCGTCGTTATCGCCATTATCGGCGTTCTGATCGCCCTGCTGCTGCCGGCAGTCCAACAAGCCCGCGAAGCGGCTCGACGGATGCACTGCAGCAACAACATGAAGCAGATCGGTCTGGCGATCCACAACTATCACGACACCTTCAATTCGCTGCCGCCGGGCGGTCTCTGGGCCCTCGACGTCGGCTGGGTCTACGATCCGGTCACTAATCCGGCGCCCAGTCCGAACCCGCAGCGGGGCTCCATCCTGGTGCATCTCCTGCCGTTCATTGAACAAGGGGCTCTCTACGACAAAATCAACTTCCGTGGAACCGGGAACGTCCAGGACCAATGGGCCGATAAACCCGCTAATACCAAACGCGTTCGCCAAGTCATTGTGCAGCCCTACGTCTGTCCCAGCGACACGGCCGGCGGACTAACCTCCAACAACAACGGCGCCCACAACTACTCCGCCAATTACGGCCCGACCTACGTCAATGCGACCGGCAATCCAAATTGCCCCTGCGCTCAGGGCGCCGCGCTCAACGGTTTCCGGAACGACACCAAGCATAACGATCGCAATCCAGCCGGTCCCTTCTCGCGGCGCGGCAATAAGTACGTCGGCAACTTCGCCCAAACGACCGACGGCCTCTCGAACACGATCTACTTTGGCGAAGTCCGGACCGACTGCTCCAACCACGCCAACGCCGGCTGGGCAGGCGCCAACAATGGCAACGGTCTGGCCGGAACGCTCGTCCCGATCAATACCGACACCTGCCACACTCAGGCCGAAGCCCCCGGCGGCGACACTTGCTTTGCGATGTGCAACTGGAACCTGGAGCTCGGCTTCAAGTCGCTCCATCCCGGCGGCGCTCAATTCCTGAAAGGGGACGGCTCAGTCTCGTTCATCGCCGAAACGATCAATCACACCACCTATCAACGCCTCGGCCAGCGGGATGATGGCCTGGTCGTCGATCTTTAA
- the metK gene encoding methionine adenosyltransferase: MASGKYLFTSESVSMGHPDKMSDQISDGILDALLAQDPMSRVACETLVNTGLVVMAGEITTKAVIDYQAIAREVVRDIGYTDDKMGFNADTCAVMVTLDKQSPDIAQGVNENAEAGKQIGAGDQGLMFGYACNHTPELMPLPIALSHKILNRLTDSRKQGEVNWLRPDSKSQVTVQFDGDKPVRIDTVVVSTQHSESVTNAEIRSYIINEIIKPLLPEELIDGEITYHINPTGKFVVGGPMGDCGLTGRKIIVDTYGGWGRHGGGAFSGKDPTKVDRSAAYMGRHVAKNIVAAGLADQCEVQLAYAIGVTEPVSVHVETFGTNKIDDHRIVELIREHFPLSPGGIIDYLDLRRPIYRATAAGGHFGREEFPWENTKMAATLAAEAGVAATTG; this comes from the coding sequence GTGGCTTCTGGAAAGTATTTGTTCACGAGCGAATCGGTCAGCATGGGGCATCCCGACAAGATGTCTGACCAGATTTCTGACGGTATCCTTGACGCTCTTCTGGCCCAGGATCCGATGAGCCGCGTCGCTTGCGAGACGCTGGTCAACACGGGTCTGGTCGTGATGGCGGGCGAGATCACCACCAAGGCGGTCATCGATTATCAAGCCATCGCTCGTGAAGTTGTTCGCGACATCGGTTACACCGACGACAAGATGGGCTTCAACGCCGACACTTGCGCCGTGATGGTGACCCTCGATAAGCAGAGCCCCGACATCGCCCAAGGCGTGAACGAAAACGCCGAAGCAGGCAAGCAGATCGGCGCCGGCGACCAAGGTTTGATGTTCGGTTACGCTTGTAACCACACGCCGGAACTGATGCCGCTGCCGATCGCGTTGTCGCACAAGATCCTGAACCGCTTGACCGATTCTCGCAAGCAAGGCGAAGTCAACTGGCTCCGACCTGACAGCAAGAGCCAGGTCACGGTGCAGTTTGACGGCGACAAGCCGGTTCGCATCGACACCGTCGTCGTCTCGACGCAGCATAGCGAATCGGTCACCAACGCCGAAATTCGCAGCTACATCATCAACGAGATCATCAAGCCGCTGCTGCCGGAAGAGCTGATCGACGGCGAAATCACCTATCACATCAACCCGACCGGCAAGTTCGTCGTCGGCGGTCCGATGGGGGACTGCGGTTTGACCGGCCGTAAGATCATCGTCGACACCTATGGCGGCTGGGGCCGTCATGGCGGCGGCGCCTTCAGCGGCAAGGATCCGACGAAGGTCGATCGCAGCGCCGCTTACATGGGCCGTCACGTCGCCAAGAACATCGTCGCCGCCGGCCTGGCCGATCAGTGCGAAGTTCAATTGGCCTACGCGATTGGCGTTACCGAACCGGTCAGCGTCCACGTCGAAACGTTCGGCACCAACAAGATCGATGACCATCGCATCGTCGAATTGATTCGCGAGCACTTCCCGCTCAGCCCGGGCGGCATCATCGACTACTTGGATCTGCGTCGCCCGATCTATCGCGCCACCGCCGCCGGCGGACACTTCGGCCGCGAAGAATTCCCGTGGGAAAACACCAAGATGGCCGCCACGCTCGCCGCCGAAGCTGGCGTCGCCGCGACCACTGGCTAG
- a CDS encoding UTP--glucose-1-phosphate uridylyltransferase, with product MSIDPQLSARLTDAGETELLAYLQAAEPGVAAHLAKQLEAVNLAEIAATLSKKGAAADGPLQMTSPPAIRLDDAAPRIGEAEAIAAGEALLSGGKVAALLVAGGQGTRLGFDHPKGMFPIGPVTDRTLFQIFVEKLIARGSRYGAPIPLFLMTSPATHDETVDFFAANDNFGLPQEQLHIFCQGTMPAVDAATGKLLLADPGHLALSPDGHGGTLAALVRNGCLAEMNKRGLEVIYYFQVDNPLADVCEPLFLGYHRLSGSEMSTQVVAKQRPEEKVGVLVEVDGKLRLVEYSELSEELAAERDASGSLKYWAGNIAIHGINVEFLNRMADDAESLPWHLASKKVPYCTFAGEQVEPESPNGIKFERFIFDLLPHAKNAIVVEISPATTFAPVKNADGAPSDTPSAARAALTAIYANWLTAAGVTVEPGVPIEISPLYALDAEELKSKAEGLAPIVEPTVLGDLSE from the coding sequence ATGTCGATTGATCCGCAACTTTCTGCCAGACTGACCGACGCCGGCGAAACGGAATTACTCGCTTATCTGCAAGCGGCCGAGCCTGGGGTCGCCGCCCATTTGGCGAAGCAACTGGAGGCGGTCAACCTGGCGGAGATCGCCGCGACGCTCAGTAAAAAAGGAGCCGCCGCGGATGGCCCGCTGCAGATGACCTCTCCGCCGGCGATTCGCTTGGATGATGCGGCGCCGCGGATCGGCGAAGCGGAAGCGATTGCCGCCGGCGAAGCGTTGCTCTCGGGCGGCAAAGTCGCTGCGCTGCTGGTCGCCGGAGGGCAGGGGACCCGGCTCGGTTTCGATCATCCTAAAGGGATGTTCCCGATTGGCCCGGTCACCGATCGGACGCTGTTTCAGATCTTCGTCGAAAAGCTGATCGCCCGCGGTTCGCGGTACGGGGCGCCAATTCCGCTCTTTCTGATGACCAGCCCCGCGACGCATGACGAGACGGTCGACTTTTTCGCCGCCAACGACAACTTCGGTCTTCCCCAAGAGCAACTGCACATCTTCTGCCAGGGGACGATGCCGGCGGTCGACGCCGCGACCGGCAAGTTGCTGTTGGCCGATCCGGGCCATTTGGCCCTCAGCCCGGATGGTCACGGTGGGACGCTGGCGGCGCTGGTTCGCAACGGCTGTCTGGCCGAGATGAACAAACGCGGCTTGGAGGTGATCTACTACTTCCAGGTCGATAACCCGCTGGCTGACGTCTGCGAACCGCTCTTTTTGGGCTACCACCGTTTGAGCGGCAGCGAAATGTCGACCCAGGTCGTCGCCAAGCAGCGTCCCGAAGAAAAAGTGGGCGTGCTGGTCGAGGTCGACGGCAAGCTCCGCCTGGTTGAGTACAGCGAGCTGTCCGAGGAGCTTGCGGCCGAGCGCGACGCAAGCGGTTCGCTGAAGTATTGGGCCGGTAACATCGCCATTCACGGGATCAATGTCGAATTTCTGAACCGCATGGCGGACGACGCCGAGAGCTTGCCGTGGCACCTGGCGAGCAAGAAAGTCCCTTACTGCACTTTTGCCGGAGAGCAGGTCGAGCCGGAGTCTCCCAACGGCATCAAGTTCGAGCGGTTCATCTTCGACTTGCTGCCGCACGCCAAAAATGCGATCGTCGTCGAAATCTCGCCGGCGACGACCTTCGCCCCGGTCAAGAACGCGGATGGCGCCCCCAGCGACACGCCGAGCGCCGCTCGCGCCGCATTGACCGCCATTTATGCGAATTGGTTGACCGCCGCAGGGGTCACAGTCGAGCCCGGCGTGCCGATCGAGATCAGTCCGCTATATGCGCTCGATGCGGAAGAGCTAAAATCAAAGGCCGAAGGGTTGGCCCCGATCGTCGAGCCGACGGTCTTGGGGGACTTGTCAGAATAG